From a single Brassica oleracea var. oleracea cultivar TO1000 chromosome C5, BOL, whole genome shotgun sequence genomic region:
- the LOC106343824 gene encoding transmembrane protein 53 has product MSYLSGSIQRPLVAAAAVIAASVSADVSDKFSSLRSLVRGSEPEPIAASVSGSVQDEKSLWVSHISASKLADLSFMSRIRLIVPNVNHLAPNPSCNLAPSVTSLPALRSAYQSAELAKASKPAAFTTGASLVVPDVSYKWHLPETGAVDLSGSSRCALEKNRTVVVLLGWLGSKQKHMKKYAEWYTSRGYHVITFTLPMNEIMSYQVGGKAEKNIESLVNHLADWLDEEQHKNLVFHTFSNTGWLTYGAILEKFQKQDSSLMGRVKGCIVDSAPVAAADPTVWASGFSAAFLKKNSVATKGSGSSSFESNMGARINFSEPKPAATETALLMILEKFFAVILNLPKVNRRLADVLETLSSSQPRCPQLYIYSSADRVIPAGQVESFIVEQRKAGHEVRACNFISSPHVDHFRSNPQLYTAELNHFMDNFVLACCNHSS; this is encoded by the exons ATGAGTTATTTGTCTGGGAGTATCCAACGGCCACTTGTTGCTGCTGCAGCTGTTATCGCCGCTTCTGTCTCTGCAGATGTCTCTGACAAGTTCTCCTCTCTTAGATCACTTGTTCGAGGTTCTGAACCAGAGCCTATTGCTGCTTCAGTGTCTGGTTCGGTTCAGGACGAAAAGTCATTATGGGTTTCTCATATCTCAGCCTCCAAGCTCGCTGATTTATCTTTCATGTCCAGGATTCGTCTCATTGTACCAAACGTTAATCACCTAGCTCCTAACCCCAGCTGTAATCTCGCTCCTTCTGTTACTTCGTTGCCCGCTCTTCGTAGCGCTTATCAGTCTGCGGAGTTGGCTAAGGCATCAAAACCAGCAGCATTCACAACTGGGGCCTCTCTTGTTGTTCCTGATGTTTCTTACAAATGGCATTTGCCCGAGACTGGTGCAGTTGATCTCTCTGGCTCCTCGAGATGTGCATTGGAGAAGAATAGGACCGTTGTGGTTTTGCTGGGATGGCTTGGATCGAAGCAGAAGCATATGAAGAAATATGCGGAATGGTATACTTCAAGGGGTTACCATGTGATCACGTTTACTCTCCCCATGAATGAGATTATGAGCTACCAAGTTGGAGGAAAAGCAGAGAAGAACATCGAGTCGCTGGTTAATCATTTGGCTGATTGGTTGGATGAAGAGCAACATAAGAATCTCGTCTTTCATACCTTCAGCAACACCGGATGGTTAACATATGGAGCCATTTTGGAAAAGTTTCAGAAGCAAGATTCTTCATTGATGGGAAGGGTTAAAGGTTGCATAGTGGACTCAGCTCCTGTTGCTGCTGCTGATCCTACT GTATGGGCATCAGGTTTCTCCGCCGCATTCTTGAAGAAAAACAGTGTAGCCACTAAAGGATCCGGAAGCTCGTCATTTGAGTCAAACATGGGAGCACGTATAAACTTCTCCGAGCCTAAACCCGCTGCAACAGAAACAGCTTTGCTTATGATTCTGGAGAAGTTCTTCGCGGTGATTCTTAATCTTCCCAAAGTAAACAG GAGACTAGCTGATGTTCTAGAGACTTTATCATCATCACAACCAAGATGTCCACAGTTGTACATTTACAGCTCTGCGGATAGAGTTATACCCGCGGGGCAAGTTGAGTCATTCATTGTAGAACAGAGGAAAGCAGGACACGAGGTCCGTGCCTGCAACTTCATATCTTCACCTCATGTAGACCATTTCAGGAGTAACCCACAGCTTTATACAGCTGAGCTCAACCATTTCATGGACAACTTTGTCCTTGCCTGTTGCAACCATTCTTCATAG